One Gadus morhua chromosome 13, gadMor3.0, whole genome shotgun sequence genomic window carries:
- the tox2 gene encoding TOX high mobility group box family member 2 isoform X2, with product MDVRFYPAPPSSVGSCRPTLPTDSSLDYYHSNKFEGDNMYMNENNQEFLSPNQSYTGQSGGGGGSGNASGNAAGDEDYEIPPITPPNHPEPSLLHLMEHDSTGYLCHSLPHNGLINPYSYPELPALMMSNMLAQDGHLLSSQMPSMQEMALHHHHHQQQQHHHHLHHQHHHHHPDGHHYDPSRHNPLLNSSHRILANPMSALSQLNPQLGRGPLPHGSPSPPGSKSATPSPSSSNQEEENESHLKITGEKRPSSEMMKPKPKPQKKKKKKDPNEPTKPVSAYALFFRDTQAAIKGQNPNATFGDVSKIVASMWDGLGEEQKQGYKRKTEAAKKEYLKALAAYRASLVSKTYNDPVDAKGNQTAQPSPHMLPANQPLYNVPHPPQPSSPYLGPGGFPLADLQSYPGHVPRHALSRTLSQSQMLPSISASPPSSFQISPPLHPHQQLSLQQSSLLNQPIRMQQVQSQQIISHQMGLQPSIHSPPPGQQSFSHLQSEYQKSVGGPQSPGAPAPGPGPGGPQAHDWDGEYCNRECGSHCSGSMIARDKPLYLT from the exons AGCTACACGGGTCagagcggcggcggtggcggttcCGGGAACGCCAGCGGGAATGCCGCTGGCGACGAGGACTACGAAATCCCGCCAATCACTCCACCCAACCACCCAgagccctccctcctccacctgatgGAGCACGACTCCACCGGGTACCTCTGCCACTCGCTGCCCCACAACGGGCTCATCAACCCTTACTCCTACCCGGAGCTGCCCGCCCTCATGATGTCCAACATGCTGGCCCAGGACGGGCACCTGCTCTCCAGCCAGATGCCCTCG ATGCAGGAGATGGCTttgcaccaccaccatcaccagcaacaacaacaccaccaccacctccaccaccaacaccaccaccaccacccagatgGCCATCATTACGACCCTTCCCGTCACAACCCTTTACTAAACAGTTCCCATAGGATACTGGCCAACCCAATGAGCGCCCTGTCCCAGCTGAACCCCCAGCTCGGACGCGGCCCCCTCCCCCACggttccccctcccctcccgggAGTAAATCGGCcacgccctccccctccagctccaatcaggaggaggagaatgagtcTCATTTGAAG ATCACGGGCGAGAAGCGGCCCTCCTCAGAAATGATGAAGCCCAAGCCcaaaccacagaagaagaaaaagaagaaggaccCCAATGAACCCACCAAGCCTGTGTCGGCCTACGCCCTGTTCTTCAGAGACACGCAGGCCGCCATTAAGGGACAGAACCCCAACGCCACCTTCGGAGACGTGTCCAAGATAGTGGCCTCCATGTGGGATGGACTGGGAGAGGAGCAGAAGCAG GGCTACAAGAGGAAAACAGAGGCGGCTAAAAAGGAGTACCTGAAAGCCCTGGCCGCCTACAGAGCTAGCCTGGTTTCCAAG ACGTACAACGACCCCGTGGACGCCAAGGGCAACCAGACGGCCCAGCCGTCGCCCCACATGCTGCCCGCCAACCAGCCCCTCTACAACGTGCcacaccccccccagccctcctccccGTACCTGGGGCCCGGGGGCTTCCCCCTGGCCGACCTGCAGAGCTACCCGGGCCACGTCCCCCGCCACGCCCTGTCGCGgaccctcagccaatcacagatgCTGCCCAGCATCAGtgcctctcccccttcctccttccaGATCAGCCCCCCCTTGCACCCCCACCAGCAGCTCTCCCTACAGCAGAGCTCTCTTCTCAACCAGCCTATCCGCATGCAGCAGGTCCAGTCCCAGCAAATCATCTCCCACCAGATGGGGCTGCAGCCCTCCATTCACTCTCCACCCCCCGGGCAGCAG aGTTTCTCCCACCTCCAGTCGGAGTACCAGAAGAGTGTCGGGGGACCTCAGTCTCCAGGTGCCCCAGCTCCAGGCCCCGGCCCTGGGGGTCCTCAGGCCCATGACTGGGACGGTGAATACTGCAATCGGGAGTGTGGCAGCCACTGCAG cGGCAGCATGATAGCCAGGGACAAGCCACTCTACCTCACCTGA
- the tox2 gene encoding TOX high mobility group box family member 2 isoform X3, which yields MRPNPDGKRLPSTGFEGDNMYMNENNQEFLSPNQSYTGQSGGGGGSGNASGNAAGDEDYEIPPITPPNHPEPSLLHLMEHDSTGYLCHSLPHNGLINPYSYPELPALMMSNMLAQDGHLLSSQMPSMQEMALHHHHHQQQQHHHHLHHQHHHHHPDGHHYDPSRHNPLLNSSHRILANPMSALSQLNPQLGRGPLPHGSPSPPGSKSATPSPSSSNQEEENESHLKITGEKRPSSEMMKPKPKPQKKKKKKDPNEPTKPVSAYALFFRDTQAAIKGQNPNATFGDVSKIVASMWDGLGEEQKQGYKRKTEAAKKEYLKALAAYRASLVSKTYNDPVDAKGNQTAQPSPHMLPANQPLYNVPHPPQPSSPYLGPGGFPLADLQSYPGHVPRHALSRTLSQSQMLPSISASPPSSFQISPPLHPHQQLSLQQSSLLNQPIRMQQVQSQQIISHQMGLQPSIHSPPPGQQSFSHLQSEYQKSVGGPQSPGAPAPGPGPGGPQAHDWDGEYCNRECGSHCSGSMIARDKPLYLT from the exons AGCTACACGGGTCagagcggcggcggtggcggttcCGGGAACGCCAGCGGGAATGCCGCTGGCGACGAGGACTACGAAATCCCGCCAATCACTCCACCCAACCACCCAgagccctccctcctccacctgatgGAGCACGACTCCACCGGGTACCTCTGCCACTCGCTGCCCCACAACGGGCTCATCAACCCTTACTCCTACCCGGAGCTGCCCGCCCTCATGATGTCCAACATGCTGGCCCAGGACGGGCACCTGCTCTCCAGCCAGATGCCCTCG ATGCAGGAGATGGCTttgcaccaccaccatcaccagcaacaacaacaccaccaccacctccaccaccaacaccaccaccaccacccagatgGCCATCATTACGACCCTTCCCGTCACAACCCTTTACTAAACAGTTCCCATAGGATACTGGCCAACCCAATGAGCGCCCTGTCCCAGCTGAACCCCCAGCTCGGACGCGGCCCCCTCCCCCACggttccccctcccctcccgggAGTAAATCGGCcacgccctccccctccagctccaatcaggaggaggagaatgagtcTCATTTGAAG ATCACGGGCGAGAAGCGGCCCTCCTCAGAAATGATGAAGCCCAAGCCcaaaccacagaagaagaaaaagaagaaggaccCCAATGAACCCACCAAGCCTGTGTCGGCCTACGCCCTGTTCTTCAGAGACACGCAGGCCGCCATTAAGGGACAGAACCCCAACGCCACCTTCGGAGACGTGTCCAAGATAGTGGCCTCCATGTGGGATGGACTGGGAGAGGAGCAGAAGCAG GGCTACAAGAGGAAAACAGAGGCGGCTAAAAAGGAGTACCTGAAAGCCCTGGCCGCCTACAGAGCTAGCCTGGTTTCCAAG ACGTACAACGACCCCGTGGACGCCAAGGGCAACCAGACGGCCCAGCCGTCGCCCCACATGCTGCCCGCCAACCAGCCCCTCTACAACGTGCcacaccccccccagccctcctccccGTACCTGGGGCCCGGGGGCTTCCCCCTGGCCGACCTGCAGAGCTACCCGGGCCACGTCCCCCGCCACGCCCTGTCGCGgaccctcagccaatcacagatgCTGCCCAGCATCAGtgcctctcccccttcctccttccaGATCAGCCCCCCCTTGCACCCCCACCAGCAGCTCTCCCTACAGCAGAGCTCTCTTCTCAACCAGCCTATCCGCATGCAGCAGGTCCAGTCCCAGCAAATCATCTCCCACCAGATGGGGCTGCAGCCCTCCATTCACTCTCCACCCCCCGGGCAGCAG aGTTTCTCCCACCTCCAGTCGGAGTACCAGAAGAGTGTCGGGGGACCTCAGTCTCCAGGTGCCCCAGCTCCAGGCCCCGGCCCTGGGGGTCCTCAGGCCCATGACTGGGACGGTGAATACTGCAATCGGGAGTGTGGCAGCCACTGCAG cGGCAGCATGATAGCCAGGGACAAGCCACTCTACCTCACCTGA